In Arthrobacter burdickii, one DNA window encodes the following:
- a CDS encoding SDR family NAD(P)-dependent oxidoreductase encodes MTELSGSHVLVVGATGVLGAELSRQLAAQGAQLTLSGRSEEKLAQLAEELGDAVVGRAAADLGKLTGPADIAAAVYGRELDGVVFASGVVAFGPAVEVDDDTLDELVLVNLLGYMRLMRDVAPKLGRDSFVAQISAVVAESPTAGMAAYSATKAGLSAYGKALTLELRKQGVRVLDARPPHTETGLASRPIAGDAPKLPKGKDPVAVAGRIVTAIREGERDLPSSAF; translated from the coding sequence ATGACAGAGCTGAGCGGGTCCCACGTCCTCGTCGTCGGCGCTACCGGGGTGCTCGGCGCGGAGCTGTCGCGCCAGCTGGCGGCCCAGGGCGCCCAGCTCACGCTCTCCGGCCGGTCCGAGGAAAAGCTTGCGCAGCTCGCGGAGGAACTCGGCGACGCCGTCGTCGGTCGCGCTGCCGCCGACCTGGGGAAGCTGACCGGTCCCGCGGACATCGCTGCCGCCGTCTACGGACGGGAGCTCGACGGGGTGGTCTTCGCGTCCGGGGTCGTCGCCTTCGGTCCCGCCGTCGAGGTGGACGACGACACCCTCGACGAACTCGTGCTCGTCAACCTCCTCGGCTACATGCGGCTCATGCGCGATGTGGCCCCGAAGCTGGGCAGGGACTCGTTCGTGGCCCAGATCAGCGCCGTCGTCGCCGAGAGCCCGACGGCGGGCATGGCCGCGTACTCGGCCACCAAGGCCGGCCTCAGTGCCTACGGCAAGGCGCTGACGCTGGAGCTCCGGAAGCAGGGTGTCCGGGTGCTGGATGCCCGTCCGCCGCACACCGAGACCGGGCTGGCGTCGAGGCCCATCGCCGGGGACGCCCCGAAGCTTCCGAAGGGCAAGGACCCGGTGGCAGTCGCCGGGCGCATCGTCACCGCTATCCGGGAGGGCGAGAGGGACCTGCCGTCGTCGGCGTTCTGA